AGCCAGAGCCCCGTGGTTGAAAAAATTTTTTGCGCCCCCGGCAATGCCGGCACCCGGCATCTGGCAGAACCCGTTCCCATTGATGCCGAAGATATCCAGGCCCTGGCAGAGTTTGCTGAAAAAAATGAGATCGATCTGACCGTGGTGGGACCGGAAGGCCCCCTGGTGAAAGGAATTGCCGATGCGTTCGAGGCAAAAGGCCTGGCCGTGTTCGGTCCCAGCAAAGCCGCAGCACAGCTGGAAGGCAGCAAGGTGTTTTCTAAAAACCACATGAACAAGTACAACATCCCCTGTGCCAGAGGAAAGGCGTTTACTGATCCTGCCAAGGCCAAAGCCTATGCCCGGTTTCTGGGCGCCCCCTGCGTGATCAAGGCCGACGGCCTGGCCGCCGGCAAAGGGGTGATCATCTGTGACACCCTGGAACAGGCGGATCAGGCTATTGAGGAGATGATCACGGAAAACCGGTTCGGAGATGCCGGTGCCACCGTGGTGGTGGAAGAGTGTCTAAAAGGTGAGGAAGCCTCGTTTATCGCGCTGACCGACGGCAAAACCGTGCTGCCTCTGCCCGAATCCCAGGACCACAAACGGGCCTTAGACAATGACGAAGGCCCCAACACCGGCGGCATGGGTGCGTATTCTCCAGCCCCGGTCCTGGATCACATGCTGCGCACCAAAGCCATGAAAGAGGTGATGATTCCCGCGGTCCAGGGCATGGCAAAGGAAGGCACCCCGTTCAAGGGCGTGCTCTATGCCGGACTCATGGTGGACAAAGACAAAATCAAGGTCCTGGAATTCAACACCCGGCTGGGGGACCCGGAAACCCAGCCCATTCTCATGCGCCTGAAAAACGATCTGGTGCCCCTGATGGAAGCCTGCTGCAACGGGACCCTGCACCAGCATGCCGTGGAAATCGACCCCCGGGCCGCTGTATGCGTGGTGGTGTCTGCGGGCGGATATCCGGGGGCCTATGAAAAAGGCCATGCCATCTCCGGCCTGGCTGCGGCCAATGAGATCAAAGACACCATGGTGTTTCATGCCGGCACGGCCATGGACGGCGACTCAGTGATCACCTCGGGTGGCCGGGTTTTAGGGGTCACCAGCCTGGGCGACACGGTTCAGCAGGCCATTGACACCGCTTATGAAGCCTGTGAAAAAATTTCTTTTACCGATCATTTTTATCGCAAAGATATTGGTGCCAAAGCCGTGAAACGATTGTCCATCCCGCCCAAAGTCGGGGTGATCATGGGATCGGATTCCGATTTTGGTGTCATGGAAAAAGCCCTGGCCATTTTAAAGCAGTTTGATATTCCCTATTACGTGACCGTGGCTTCGGCCCACCGAACCCCGGACCAGGCCGCCCGGCTGGCATTCCAAGCCCGCGAAGACGGGGTCCAGGTCCTGATCTGCGGGGCCGGACATGCGGCCCACCTGGCCGGTGTGATCGCGGCTCACACCACCCTGCCCGTGCTGGGGGTGCCCATTGATTCCTCGGCCCTCCAGGGGCTGGACGCATTGCTGGCCACCGTGCAGATGCCGCCGGGCATCCCCGTGTCCACCATGGCCATCGGCAAGTCCGGGGCCCATAATGCCGGCATTTTCGCAGCCCAGATCATCGGGCTGTCCGATCCGGCTGTGGCGGAAAAACTGATTGCATTCAAAAAAGACATGGCTGCCAAAGTACAGAAAAAGGCTGCGTCTTTTGCCTGACCCATCCACGCCGGGGCCTGAAGCCCGGCTGAACAACCCGTTGGGGGTGATCCGGATCGATCCGGATCACCCGGCACCCCAAACCATTCACCGGGCGGCGGCATTGATCCAAAACCAGGGCGTGGTGGTTTTTCCCACCCAGTGCCTGTATGGTCTGGCTGCAGATGCCCGGGATTCTTCGGCCATCCAAAAAATATTTCACATCAAGCACCGGCCTGAAACCAATCCCCTCCTGATCCTGATCCACAGTCCCAAGGATCTGGAAGAACTGGTGACCCATATTCCGGATGCGGCCCAAAGACTGATGCAGGCTTTCTGGCCCGGGGGCCTGACCCTGATTTTCGAGGCCGCACCCCGTGTCAGTGATCTGCTCACGGCCGGTACCGGTAAAATCGGGGTCCGGATCCCGTCTCATCCTGTGGCCCGGGCTCTGGTCAAAGCCGCAGGCCGCCCTATCACCGGTACCAGTGCCAACCGGTCCGGTGCCCCGGGATGCAGCCGAATCAAAAACCTGCCCCAGGACCTGATCCGGGCTGCGGATCTGGTCCTGGATGCCGGCCCCTTAAGAGGCGGCACCGGCTCCACCATCCTGGATGTCACCTGTGATCCTCCCCGGATAATCCGGCAGGGGAGAATTCCCTTTGATTCGATCCGGCAGGTACTGGCATCCTGAAATTTCTCCGGTTTGCCCGGCACGGGATTGAAAATTGATTGACAAACCAGTTTTTTTTCATTATTTAAATAGCTTCGTGCCGGGGTGGTGGAATTGGTAGACGCAGAGGACTCAAAATCCTCCGCCCGCAAGGGTGTGCGAGTTCAAGTCTCGCCTCCGGCACCACACTCAACCAACTGAAATCTGAATTCTTTTGTCAGGTTCAGCCGCAGATCGCATTCCGGGTGGTCTGTTTTGCCTGGTACAGATTGTCATCGGCCCGTTTCAACAATTGATCGCCATCTTCACCGAATTCATATTCAGCCACACCCCCGCTGATGGTAATGGTTGTTTCAGGCAGAAACTCAAAGGACTGGACATCTTTTCTCAATGCGTCCGCCAGATGCCACGCGCCCTTTCGGTCGGTTTCCGGACAGATAATGAGAAATTCTTCACCGCCCCAGCGTCCCGGAATATCGGAAGAACGAATCCGATGTTTGATGAGTACTGCCAGTTTTTTAAGAACGTCGTCTCCGGCCTGGTGCCCGAAACGATCGTTGACAGGCTTGAAATGATCGATATCGATGATCACCAGTGAAAGCGGCCGGTGATACCGGTTGGACCGTTCCATTTCTTTGGCAACCGCCATATCCAGTTTATGGCGGTTGTACAAATCCGTCAAAGGATCGTTAATGGACAGTTTCTCAAGGGCTTTGTTTTTTTCTTCCAGCAGGCCATAGGCCTTGGATATCTCCCGGTTGTATTGATGGGTTTTTTTCAGCCAGACCACGGCGGCAATCAATATCATGCCCGAAGCAACCAAAATCTGCCACACCAGGGTGTAGTCCACTTTTTCTTCCAAACTGATGGAAATCCATTGATCCACGGCCCGTCTGCGTTCTTCTTCGGGAATACTCTGGGTTGCGATATTGATCACCGCTGCCAGTGTCTCATTTCCGGAACGTACCGCCGCACTGACGGGCAGGGTTTCTTCCAGTTTCCCTGAGATTTTAATATTATACAGATTGTTGTTTTTAATGGCATACGCAATAGAAGGGACCGTTCCCAGAAAAGCAAAACATTCTTTATTCTGAACCTGTTTCAACCCCTGTTTTGCCGAATCGACTTCAATAAAAACTAGGGATGGGTATTTTTTCTTGAAATTTGTAAAAATACTGCCCCGGTTTACAAGGCAGATCCGTTTTCCTGAAAGATGTTCAATATCGCCCACAAAAAACTCGTCACTGCGGGTGGCAATCACTAAAGGCAGCGACAGATAAGGCGGGGTGTAAATCAATTCAGAGTCAAACCCCGTGCCGGGAACAATCGCGGGGATGACATCTGTTTCTCCCTGCACCAACGATTCCACAACCGATTCAAAACTGCCGGAACGCTGTTCAATCATGGGAATGCCATGCATATCAGATATCATTTCAAACAATTGCGCACTGATACCGGCATGACGATTGTCTTTATCCATGAAGTCAACCGGATACCAGTTTTCGTGGAACCCGAGTCTTACCCCCCCGTATTTTTGGACATGGGCAGTGATAAACTCCCGGTCTCCGGACATGAGTGTTTCCTGCATATCCTCTGGCGTCGCTCCGATCCAGCGATCCTGCAGCCGCCTGTATTCAGAAAAGGAAACCCGGTTCATGGCATCTTGCAGCAACGCATGAACCTGGTTTTTTTCTTTTCTGACACCGATGCGTAAATCCTCATCTTCAATCTCCGGAATATCGATTTTCCCGGCCAGTTCAATGTTTTCCAGCACATGCTGTTTGATCATAAAATTACCGATATTGATATTGCTGACCACGGCATCGATCTCACCGAAAGACAGTTTTTTCATCAAATCACTGGTGCCATCGATTTCAACGATCTGAATGTCCGGATATAGCTCCAGGTATTGTTTGTAATAAATATCGCTTTCAATACCGACGCGCCGGCCTTGCAGCGATTTGACCCCGGTGTAGTCAAAACTGTTCTCCCGGATGTAAACGACGGTGGGGATCAAATAATACGGGGTTGTGAACCGGGTGTACGATTCCCTTCAAGGGTATGGGATATGGCTGTAATGGCATCGACATCCCCGTTTTTGAATTTTGACAGGTTTTCTTCCCATTTCCCGGGAACCAGGGTGATTGTCATCCCCGTTTCCCGGGACAACAGATCCAGGTAGTCTATGGTGAACCCCACAATCTTTCCCCTGACTGAAAAAGAAAACGGCGGAAAATTATTCAAAACAGCGATGGAAACGGTTTCACCTGAAACGGAATGTAAGGACGACGATTGCGCAGCCCCCGCCGGAAAGGCAACCATCCACCCGCATACCACCACAAAAACACAGACGATATATTTTTTCCCCCAATTTTGAATCAACCCGATTTATCCTCCCAGGCACAAAAACCGATCCATGGATGCCGCCCCCCCCCTTCCGGCGGCCTCAAAACAGGTCCACTCCCCTTAATGGACTTTTCCTGTATACCACAAATCAATTGATTTACAACCCTTTTCAGGCACAGAATTCCCCTGGGTTCGGCATGTTTTGACTTTTCCACAATCTTGTTGTGTGATATGAAGCAAACGGATAAAACAATCTAATGTTGCAATGGGTATTTATATTTTTCAACAGATATTGTAGTATTCGAAAATTTGAACAAAAAAAAGATCCACCTGCAGTATAAAGCCAAGGTAAGGAGGAAGACAGAATGGATGATCGGTTGAGTGAGATACTTTCACCCTATAAAGGAAAACGGGATGCGCTGATCCCGATTCTACAGAAAGTACAGGCAGAACTGGGCTATCTGCCGGATGAAGCCATGCTTGAAATCGCCAGAGTGACCGGCCTCCCGGAAAGCCGGGTGTTTGCAGTGGCATCTTTTTATGCCCAGTTCCGTTTCACCCCCAGGGGCAAACATTCTTTTATGGTATGCCGGGGAACGGCCTGCCATGTCCGGGGGGCGGAAAAAATTCTGGAAGAAACAGAAAGAGCTTTGGGTATTGTTGAAGGAGAAACCACGGAAGACCAGGAATATACCCTGGAAACCGTGGCCTGCATCGGCTGCTGTGCCCTGGCCCCCTGTGTGATGATCGATGAAGACGTGGAAGCCAAGCTGACCCCTAAAATGGTTTCGGAAATAATCGACAGGAGGAAAGCAAAATGACATTTGCTGAAATACAGGCACAGGCCAGAAAAGAATGGGATGAGCTGATAAACGGGCAGAAGCCTCAAATCGCCATTGGTACGGCCACCTGCGGCAGATCCGCCGGTGCCATGGCCGTGGTCAAGGCATTTGAGGATGGACTGGCCGAAAAAAAAGTGGATGCCAGCATTCGTGAAGTCGGGTGTATCGGCCCCTGTTATGCCGAGCCCCTGGTGAACATTGACAAACCCGGCAAACCCACCATCTGTTTTAAAAATGTCAATCCCGACATGGTGACGGAAATCATCGATGCCTATCTTTTAGGCGATGATCCTTTGCCCCAGTATACTTTGGGCACATTGGGACAGGGCGAAATCAAAGGCGTGACAAAAATTCTGGACACCCCTTCTTTCAAACCCCAGGAGCGCCGGGTATTCCGCAACTGCGGGATTATCGATCCCACCAATATCAATCATTACATTGCCAACCAGGGATATGAAGGGCTTCACAAAGCCCTGACCACCATGACCCAGCAGGAAGTGGTGGATGTCATGAAAGCATCCGGCCTGCGGGGCCGGGGCGGGGGCGGATTTCCCGCCGGCCGGAAATGGGAAGCCGGACTGGCCGCCAAAGGCACGCCCAAATATGTGGTGTGTAACGCGGATGAAGGCGACCCGGGGGCATTCATGGACCGGGCCGTGATCGAAGGAGACCCGCATTCGGTTCTGGAAGGAATGATCATCGCCGGGTACACCATTGGTGGCGAAACCGGCTATATCTATGTGCGGGCGGAATATCCCCTGGCCATCAGACGTCTGGAACGGGCCATTGCCCAGGCCCATGAAAAGGGATTTCTGGGAAAAAATATCATGGGCACGGATTTCAACTTTGAAATCAAAATATTTCCCGGTGCCGGCGCATTTGTCTGCGGTGAATCCACAGCCCTTACCCTGTCCATCGAGGGCAAACGAGGCATGCCCCGGGTGGCCCCCCGGCCGAGAACCACGGAAATCGGACTGTATGACAAACCCACCCTGCTCAACAACGTGAAATCCTTTTCTTCCGCGCCCATGATCATCACCAAAGGCGCGGAATGGTTTGCCAGCGTGGGTACTGAAAAAAGCACGGGAACGGCGATTTTTGCTTTGACCGGCAAGGTGAACAACTGCGGACTCATTGAAGTGCCCATGGGAATCACCCTCCGGGAAATCATCTATGACATCGGCGGCGGGATTTCGGATGGCGGCACGTTCAAAGCCGTCCAGACGGGCGGGCCTTCGGGCGGTTGTCTGCCGGCATCGCTGCTGGACACCCCCATTGATTACGACTCCCTGGACGAAGCCGGCTCCATCATGGGTTCCGGCGGCATGGTGGTCATGGATGAAAAAACCTGTATGGTGGATGTGGCCCGGTATTTCCTGGATTTCACGGTCATTGAATCCTGCGGCCAGTGTGTGCCCTGCCGGCTGGGGACCAAAGAACTGCTGGATGTGCTCAAGGAGATCTGTGCCGGTAAAGGCAGAAAAGAAGACCTGGATCTTTTGTACAACCTGAGCCTGGCCATCCATGCCGGATCCATCTGCGGTCTGGGACAGACAGCCGCCAACCCGGTGCTGACCACCCTGCGGTATTTCATGGATGAATATGAAGCCCATATTTTTGAAAAACGGTGTCCGGCCAAAGTATGCAAGTCCTTGATCTCCTTTGTCATCCGGGAAGACAAATGTGTGGGATGCGGCATCTGTGCCAGATCCTGCCCCGTGAGCGCCATCTCGGGCGAAAAGAAAAAAGTGCATGTCATTGACCAGTCCGTCTGTGTTCAGTGCGGGGTGTGCCAGGAAAAATGTCCGGCCAAATTCAGCGCTGTGGACTGTGTGTCTCCCAGAATTAAAACGTCGACACCTGAAAAAATGGAAACGACCTGATCGTTATTTTGAAAATTGATTGAAATTGGTGGCTGGATAATACGTTCATTCAGCCACCAACCGTTTTCAGACGTAAAAAACGACAAAAGCCCGGCATGGTTCATGCCGGGCTTTTGTTTTTAAAAATTTAAATGATGGGTGTTATGCAGCCGGTTCAATATTGATGGCACACACTTTGAGTTCCGGAATCTTGGCCACGGGATCCAGCTTGGCATTGGTCAGCCGGTTGGCTGCGGCCTGGGCAAAGTGAAACGGCATAAAAATCGTGCCGTCTACGGCTTTATAGGACACTTTGAGCTTGGCACTGATCTTACCTCTTCGGGAAGATACATTGACCACATCCCCCGTGCCCAGTCCCATTTTTTTCGCATCATTGTGAGAAATTTCCACAAAACATTCCGGCGACATCACATTCAGCCCTTCCGTCCGGCTTGTCATGGTCCGGGTATGGTAATGGTACAGGACCCGCCCGGTGGTCAGAACATAAGGATACTCCGCATCCGTCTGTTCCGCCGGCGGCTGATGCTCGATGGCGTGGAACAGCCCTTTGCCCCGGGTGAACTGGGTGGTATGCAGAATCGGGGTGCCGGGATGGCTTTCATCCGGGCAGGGCCAGGCGATTCCGCCTTTTTCAATGCGCTCCCAGGTGATGCCCCGGTAAGACGGGGTCACGGCACAGATCTCCCTGGAAATCTCATGGCTGTTTTCATATGTCATGTCATAGCCCATGCGTTTCGCAATCTCACACAGGATCTCCCAGTCCAGTTTGGCCCCTTCCGGGGGCTCCACGGCTTTTCTCACCCGTTGAACCCGGCGTTCCGTATTGGCAAATGTGCCGTCTTTTTCCGCCCAGCAGCACGCCGGAAAGACCACATCTGCCAGGGCCGTGGTTTCGGTTTCAAAAATATCCTGAACCACCAGAAACTCAAGATTGGAAAAGGCTTTTTCCGCATGATTCAGGTCCGGATCTGACACCATGGGGTTTTCTCCCATGATATACAGGGACTTCAACTCTCCTTCATACGCCTTTTCGATCATTTCCGTGACGGGCAGACCGGGTTTGGCAGGCATATCCAATACATTCCAGGCAGCCTCATACTTTTTTCTTATATCCTCATTGGTCACAGCCTGGTAGGCCGTGTACACATTGGGAAGCCCGCCCATATCACAGGCCCCCTGGACATTGTTCTGCCCCCGCAACGGATTGACACCGCCACCGGGTTTGCCCAGATGTCCGCACAGCATGGACAGGTTGGCCAAAGACTTGACATTGTCGGTCCCGCAGGTATGCTGGGTAATGCCCATGCAATAACAGATGGACGCGGCCGTGGCTTTGGCGAATTCCCGGGCCACCTCAATGATATCCTGGGCCGGGATTCCCGTGATCTCTTCGACCCGTTCCGGGGTATAGGACGCCACCACATCCTTGAGTGCATCAAAATTTTCCGTGCGGTCCGCAATAAAGGGATTGTCATGCAGATCTTCTTTGATGATCACATGCATCAGCCCGTTGATCCAGACGATATCCGTTCCGGGATTCGGACGCAGCCACGTTGTGGCGTGATTGGCCAGCTTGACGAACCGGGGATCGATCACCACCAGTTTTTTGCCTTTCAAGACGGCCCGTTTTATAAACGTGGACAGCACCGGGTGATTTTCCGTGGTATTGGACCCGGCCACCAGAATCAGATCGGATGTCTCGATGTCTGCAATGGTGTTTGTCATGGAACCACTTCCAAAAGATGCAGCCAGACCGGCTACAGTGGAGCTGTGTCACAGTCGCGCACAGTGGTCGATATTGTTTGTCTTGAGCACGGCCCGGGTGAATTTCTGGGCAATGTAATTGTCCTCGTTGGTGGCCCGGGCCGAGGTGAGCACGCCCATGGCATCGGCCCCATGCTTCTGTTTGATTTCAGTGAGTTTTTCCGCCACCCGATCCAGGGCCTCATCCCAGGAGGCAGGCACCTGTTTGCCGTCTTTTTTAATCAACGGCGTGGTCAACCGGTCCGGTGCGCCGACAAATTCAAACCCGTACCGGCCTTTGACACACAGCATCCCATTGTTGGGAGGCAGGTCCCGGTCGGCCCCGTCGATTTTAACGATTTTATTGTTCTGGACATGTAAATCCATCTGACATCCCACCCCGCAGAAGGAGCAGGTGGTTCTCACGGTGCTGGTGGGAACAAACCGGTCATCTCTGAACGCTTTGGTGGGAATCAATGCCCCCACGGGACAGACCTGGACACATTCCCCGCAGAACACGCAGCTGGATGTCATCAATGTGTTGCCGGTTCCGGCGACAATTTTCTCATTGGTGCCCCGGAACCCGTAATCAATGGCCTGGTTCACCTGAAGCTCGTTGCAGGCGGCCACACACCGGCCGCACAGGATGCACCGGGACATGTCCCGGATAATAAAGGGATTGTCTTTTTCGATCGGCACTTTCACGGGTTCTCTGTGACGGCCGCTGACCCGGCCCTTGACCTGGTACCGGTACGCCAGGGCCTGAAGCTCACAATCCCCCCACACGGGGCACAGCTCCTCTTTCTGTTCGTTTTCCATGGCCTCGATCTGAAAATCGGTCCAGGATTCATCCGCTGATGCGCCGATATCACAGTTGTGATTGCCCGAATCCAGCATCAATCCAATGTAAAATTTCCGGTATTGAACGACCTCCGGAGATTCTGTATGAACCACCATACCGTTTTTGGCCGGTGAACTGCATGATGACACCAGTTTCTTTCCCCAGGATTCTTCCAGTTCCACAATACAGACACGGCAGGCCCCGGTCGCCCGGGTGCCTTTCAGGTGGCAAAGATTGGGGATATCAATATTGTTTTCCTGTGCAACGTCCAGAATGGTCTGGCCGGGTCTAAATTGATAGACGTGACCATTGATGGTAATGCTGTTCTGATCCATGGTGAACCCTTCCTTAAATTTTTACTTTCCGGTCATCCCTTTTTCAGGCGATAAACAATCCTGTCGCATGTATCACAGTCCCTGGATGTTGTCAATAACCAGGCATGGATCACTTTTGGCACAGCGTATGGATAAATCCGGCGGATCGCCGGAGTGTTCTGGTCGCTTTCTGTCCTTTGAAAATTGTTCTTGACATCCGGGTGCTGAATTTTTAGCTTAGCATTTTAAGTTTTACCCTTGTTTCATGGAGATATCATGCCGGAACCGGATAGGAAAATTGAGTCATCCAGTTATCCCATGCCCCTGTCCTCCCGGGTGACGGTGCTGGGCAATCACTACATCAACCTGTTTCTCGTTCAGGGAGACCAGAAAACCGCTCTGTTCGAAGCCGGTATCTCCGGTATGGTGGATACCGTCATCCGCCAGCTGGAACACTTAAATGCCGCACCGGATTATCTGATCATCAGCCATCCCCATTCCGATCATATCACCGGGCTTCCGGGACTGATGGAACGGTTTTTCCGGGCACAGGTTCTGGTCGGAACCGGTACCAGAGAATTTATCACCCATCCCAAAGCCGGTCCGCTGATGCGGGCAGAAGATGAATTCATGTCCCGGGGACTTGCCGACAGAGGCCTGCCGCCCCAGCGGCCCCCCATCAGCTCCATTCCGGATCTGTCAAACGCCCGGGAAGTGGCAGACACGTTTGTGCTGGATCTGGGAGGGATCGATCTGGAGTTATTTCCCGTGGCCGGGCATTCTCCGGGCAATATTCTGGGACGGGTCAAAGATATGGTGTTCTGCTCGGACAGTGTGGGATTCCATTTTCCGGGCAAAGGATTCTGGCCTTTGTTTTTCACAGGCGCCAAAGAATATCTGGACACGCTGGCACATATCCAGGCCATGGCACCGGCCATCGTGTGCCCGGGACATCAGGGGCCGCTGAGACATGAGTCAGCCACCGCAGGGATCCAGGCCGGCATTGACACGGCCCGGCGGTTCATTGACCGGGTCACCCGGACCGCCTTGACGGACCGGGAACTGGAGACCCAGCTGTTTCATGAAAGCTACCGGGATGAGTTCACTCTCTACACCAAAGAAAACATCGCCAACTGCAACC
The window above is part of the Desulfotignum phosphitoxidans DSM 13687 genome. Proteins encoded here:
- the purD gene encoding phosphoribosylamine--glycine ligase → MKILVIGGGGREHTLVWKISQSPVVEKIFCAPGNAGTRHLAEPVPIDAEDIQALAEFAEKNEIDLTVVGPEGPLVKGIADAFEAKGLAVFGPSKAAAQLEGSKVFSKNHMNKYNIPCARGKAFTDPAKAKAYARFLGAPCVIKADGLAAGKGVIICDTLEQADQAIEEMITENRFGDAGATVVVEECLKGEEASFIALTDGKTVLPLPESQDHKRALDNDEGPNTGGMGAYSPAPVLDHMLRTKAMKEVMIPAVQGMAKEGTPFKGVLYAGLMVDKDKIKVLEFNTRLGDPETQPILMRLKNDLVPLMEACCNGTLHQHAVEIDPRAAVCVVVSAGGYPGAYEKGHAISGLAAANEIKDTMVFHAGTAMDGDSVITSGGRVLGVTSLGDTVQQAIDTAYEACEKISFTDHFYRKDIGAKAVKRLSIPPKVGVIMGSDSDFGVMEKALAILKQFDIPYYVTVASAHRTPDQAARLAFQAREDGVQVLICGAGHAAHLAGVIAAHTTLPVLGVPIDSSALQGLDALLATVQMPPGIPVSTMAIGKSGAHNAGIFAAQIIGLSDPAVAEKLIAFKKDMAAKVQKKAASFA
- a CDS encoding L-threonylcarbamoyladenylate synthase; this translates as MPDPSTPGPEARLNNPLGVIRIDPDHPAPQTIHRAAALIQNQGVVVFPTQCLYGLAADARDSSAIQKIFHIKHRPETNPLLILIHSPKDLEELVTHIPDAAQRLMQAFWPGGLTLIFEAAPRVSDLLTAGTGKIGVRIPSHPVARALVKAAGRPITGTSANRSGAPGCSRIKNLPQDLIRAADLVLDAGPLRGGTGSTILDVTCDPPRIIRQGRIPFDSIRQVLAS
- a CDS encoding transporter substrate-binding domain-containing diguanylate cyclase — encoded protein: MIPTVVYIRENSFDYTGVKSLQGRRVGIESDIYYKQYLELYPDIQIVEIDGTSDLMKKLSFGEIDAVVSNINIGNFMIKQHVLENIELAGKIDIPEIEDEDLRIGVRKEKNQVHALLQDAMNRVSFSEYRRLQDRWIGATPEDMQETLMSGDREFITAHVQKYGGVRLGFHENWYPVDFMDKDNRHAGISAQLFEMISDMHGIPMIEQRSGSFESVVESLVQGETDVIPAIVPGTGFDSELIYTPPYLSLPLVIATRSDEFFVGDIEHLSGKRICLVNRGSIFTNFKKKYPSLVFIEVDSAKQGLKQVQNKECFAFLGTVPSIAYAIKNNNLYNIKISGKLEETLPVSAAVRSGNETLAAVINIATQSIPEEERRRAVDQWISISLEEKVDYTLVWQILVASGMILIAAVVWLKKTHQYNREISKAYGLLEEKNKALEKLSINDPLTDLYNRHKLDMAVAKEMERSNRYHRPLSLVIIDIDHFKPVNDRFGHQAGDDVLKKLAVLIKHRIRSSDIPGRWGGEEFLIICPETDRKGAWHLADALRKDVQSFEFLPETTITISGGVAEYEFGEDGDQLLKRADDNLYQAKQTTRNAICG
- a CDS encoding transporter substrate-binding domain-containing protein — protein: MIQNWGKKYIVCVFVVVCGWMVAFPAGAAQSSSLHSVSGETVSIAVLNNFPPFSFSVRGKIVGFTIDYLDLLSRETGMTITLVPGKWEENLSKFKNGDVDAITAISHTLEGNRTPGSQPRII
- the nuoE gene encoding NADH-quinone oxidoreductase subunit NuoE, with translation MDDRLSEILSPYKGKRDALIPILQKVQAELGYLPDEAMLEIARVTGLPESRVFAVASFYAQFRFTPRGKHSFMVCRGTACHVRGAEKILEETERALGIVEGETTEDQEYTLETVACIGCCALAPCVMIDEDVEAKLTPKMVSEIIDRRKAK
- a CDS encoding NADH-ubiquinone oxidoreductase-F iron-sulfur binding region domain-containing protein produces the protein MTFAEIQAQARKEWDELINGQKPQIAIGTATCGRSAGAMAVVKAFEDGLAEKKVDASIREVGCIGPCYAEPLVNIDKPGKPTICFKNVNPDMVTEIIDAYLLGDDPLPQYTLGTLGQGEIKGVTKILDTPSFKPQERRVFRNCGIIDPTNINHYIANQGYEGLHKALTTMTQQEVVDVMKASGLRGRGGGGFPAGRKWEAGLAAKGTPKYVVCNADEGDPGAFMDRAVIEGDPHSVLEGMIIAGYTIGGETGYIYVRAEYPLAIRRLERAIAQAHEKGFLGKNIMGTDFNFEIKIFPGAGAFVCGESTALTLSIEGKRGMPRVAPRPRTTEIGLYDKPTLLNNVKSFSSAPMIITKGAEWFASVGTEKSTGTAIFALTGKVNNCGLIEVPMGITLREIIYDIGGGISDGGTFKAVQTGGPSGGCLPASLLDTPIDYDSLDEAGSIMGSGGMVVMDEKTCMVDVARYFLDFTVIESCGQCVPCRLGTKELLDVLKEICAGKGRKEDLDLLYNLSLAIHAGSICGLGQTAANPVLTTLRYFMDEYEAHIFEKRCPAKVCKSLISFVIREDKCVGCGICARSCPVSAISGEKKKVHVIDQSVCVQCGVCQEKCPAKFSAVDCVSPRIKTSTPEKMETT
- the fdhF gene encoding formate dehydrogenase subunit alpha — its product is MDQNSITINGHVYQFRPGQTILDVAQENNIDIPNLCHLKGTRATGACRVCIVELEESWGKKLVSSCSSPAKNGMVVHTESPEVVQYRKFYIGLMLDSGNHNCDIGASADESWTDFQIEAMENEQKEELCPVWGDCELQALAYRYQVKGRVSGRHREPVKVPIEKDNPFIIRDMSRCILCGRCVAACNELQVNQAIDYGFRGTNEKIVAGTGNTLMTSSCVFCGECVQVCPVGALIPTKAFRDDRFVPTSTVRTTCSFCGVGCQMDLHVQNNKIVKIDGADRDLPPNNGMLCVKGRYGFEFVGAPDRLTTPLIKKDGKQVPASWDEALDRVAEKLTEIKQKHGADAMGVLTSARATNEDNYIAQKFTRAVLKTNNIDHCARLUHSSTVAGLAASFGSGSMTNTIADIETSDLILVAGSNTTENHPVLSTFIKRAVLKGKKLVVIDPRFVKLANHATTWLRPNPGTDIVWINGLMHVIIKEDLHDNPFIADRTENFDALKDVVASYTPERVEEITGIPAQDIIEVAREFAKATAASICYCMGITQHTCGTDNVKSLANLSMLCGHLGKPGGGVNPLRGQNNVQGACDMGGLPNVYTAYQAVTNEDIRKKYEAAWNVLDMPAKPGLPVTEMIEKAYEGELKSLYIMGENPMVSDPDLNHAEKAFSNLEFLVVQDIFETETTALADVVFPACCWAEKDGTFANTERRVQRVRKAVEPPEGAKLDWEILCEIAKRMGYDMTYENSHEISREICAVTPSYRGITWERIEKGGIAWPCPDESHPGTPILHTTQFTRGKGLFHAIEHQPPAEQTDAEYPYVLTTGRVLYHYHTRTMTSRTEGLNVMSPECFVEISHNDAKKMGLGTGDVVNVSSRRGKISAKLKVSYKAVDGTIFMPFHFAQAAANRLTNAKLDPVAKIPELKVCAINIEPAA
- a CDS encoding MBL fold metallo-hydrolase, with the protein product MPEPDRKIESSSYPMPLSSRVTVLGNHYINLFLVQGDQKTALFEAGISGMVDTVIRQLEHLNAAPDYLIISHPHSDHITGLPGLMERFFRAQVLVGTGTREFITHPKAGPLMRAEDEFMSRGLADRGLPPQRPPISSIPDLSNAREVADTFVLDLGGIDLELFPVAGHSPGNILGRVKDMVFCSDSVGFHFPGKGFWPLFFTGAKEYLDTLAHIQAMAPAIVCPGHQGPLRHESATAGIQAGIDTARRFIDRVTRTALTDRELETQLFHESYRDEFTLYTKENIANCNRLLIKRARQSAA